aggaggaggagcaggagaaggaaggtttgccatttaaactgaattaaaatcagGATGATAATTTAGTCACAGAATCAGTGATGGTTCTTTTGACTCTAAATCTTGAGTTCATTTCTGCGACTGTTATTGCTTAGAGCCAAACTTGTAACTCATATTACAATAATATTAGTGGGCCAGTTAGACTGGTCAGTTCCACCTTGGTGTCCAGCAACATCATGGAGCAggtcctcctggaaactatgtgaaggcacatggaaaataaggaggtgacTGGTGACATGacttcactaagggcaaatcatgcctgacaaatttggtggccttctatggtggggTTACAGCAGTGGTGGATAAGGGAAAGGGatatcatctacctggacttctgcaaagcatgtggcactgtcccacacaacatgCTTGTCTCTGAGAGTTGTGGACCACTTTGTGGATAAGGCATTGGCTGGGTGGTCAATGACTCAATGTCCaggtggagaccagtgatgaggGGTCCAGACTGGGGCCAATACTATTTAACATCTTTGCTGGGACATGGACAGCAGGATGAGTGCACTCTCACCAAGTTTATGGATGATTAGCTGAGTGGTGACTGATACTCTAGAGAGAAGGGATACCATCCAGAGAGACcctgacaggctggagaggtgggcctgggtgaacttcatgaagttcagcaaggtCAAGAGCAGGGTGCTGTGCCTGACTTGGGGCAATCCCAACCATGGGTACAGGCTGGGTGATGAGTGGATTGAGAGCacccctgaggagaaggatttggaggtgttggttgatgaaaaacTCAACATGAGCTCGTAGTATGTGCTTGAaacccagaaaccaaccatgtgctgggctgcatcaaaaggagcgtgactAGGAGGTCAAGGGAGGCGAttttccccctctactctgctcttctgagacCCCAGCTGGAGTACTATGTTCAGGTCTGGGGCCACCAGCATAAGGAACAtatggacctgcttgagtgggTCCAAGGCAGGCCACAGAAATGGGGGCCTGAAGCTCCTTCTCTatgaggagagagagggagaggcagaggagaggaggagatggCGACCAGGTTTTACCTGTTGACTACTGTTATGATCCTGTCATGTAACTCTTAGTACTGCAGGGAGTCACACAGAGTATTCAGGGTCATGGAGGACAGAAGGACATTTACTGAGCCTCTTGTGCTTATGGGATTACCATctatggaataaaaaaattcaggaaCTTTTTAATTCATTCCCTTATGACACAATCCCTTCTCTCCAAAACAAtactcttctgtgtttctttttttcttgatccTGTTAGTAAACCTCACAGGGGTTTCAGAGAAAGGGTCTGAGATTAACAACTGACACAGTGCAGTCGCCAGGAAACATAATATCCAGAGGACAGACAACTCTTTGTTTAGGATTTTCTCTCCATGCTTCTCTCCATAGTTTATGTCATAACTTGTCTGAGGAACTTTACATCATTTTCATGGTTATCAACAACCCCTGGCTTTATAACCCCATGTACTGTCTGCTGGCCAGCTTGGCCTTTTGAGATGTCCGTGACTCCTCAGCCAATGCTACCCATTTACTCATGATGACTTTCTCAGACTTGACGGACAATAGATGCAGTAACAGGATTTAAGTGCCCTCACTTACCTGTAAGATCTTTCTTTACAATCCTTCTCTGCTGTGtcttctctcctctgcccaAGGATTTAGCTGCCTGTGTTCAAGATCAGCACTGATTTAATAAGGATGTTTAATCTTTTATTAACCTGTGAAACACCTAAGCTTTGAGAAAGCTGTGGGAAGCCTCATCTGGGAACTCTATTTGCCAACTGGTTCAGGACTGATGTTTTTAAGCTTATGTCCTCTTCTTGTTTTTTGCCCTCGCTATGCTGCAGGTATGCTGTGCCTGGCCCAGTGCGAATAAGACGTGGATGACCTTGGATCAGCAAGTGACAATAGAACAACATCTGAAAGTGCTGGAATGATGTCACTGTGGACTTTCTGATTGGCAGCCTGCACTGGTAGCTGCTACAGTAAATAGAGAAGGTAACACAGCTACAGTGTGCAGATGCTgagcaggagaagctgtcaggTGCCAACCTGCCACCCAAGAACACAGTTCTGAGCCTCGCTGGAGAGTGTCACCGTCCCCTGGGCTCGACTGGAATGCTGCTTTTGGCAAGTACCACTGAATtgtatttgcatgtgtgtgagtGTAAAACTTACCCTCAGGCAGCTTATCCTTCGCTTGCTCTGCTTCTCACACTGAGCTTAGTGGTGTCATTGTCATGTTCCCTGGCATCCTTTTCCCTCTGGCAATCACTGGGCTGACTGGTTACTATCAATgattctgctctgctctttctttgtgtACTATGGGACCAGCTTTGCTGGTGAgctgggctgctcctggctgcctTGCTGTCACTCTCAAGTCACTGGCTTGCCTTCCCTTGCAGAGCAGGCGTCTGTTCCTGCTCCTGACATCTCTGCTTGCAGGGTATTGCTAGTCACAGCATCCGTGAGCAGAAGTTTattgtttcaaatgaaaatcCTAATAGGATAAGGGAGGAATAGATTACTCTAAATTCTTTAATGACAGAACCACAGCACAAGCCCAAATTCTCTGGCAATCCCTGATCGGTTTATCCTGTGGTTTCTCTCTGAATTGAACACTGACACTGCAGTCaaggggacacacacacaaagaggcAATGTCCCAAATTCAGACTTTGTTCATGTCAGCCATTCAGTAAAGTCTGTCAAACCAACTGACTCTGTATACTTCATCCCCtacaaaagcaagcagcagcaagcaagTCTTATTGTGCATACCATAAAAGAATCTGTCAACTGGTAAGACATGCAAAGTAAAGAATGTGCAGTATGTCCTGTTTCCTTTTGGCTAACACAGGAGTAGCCCAGTACACACTGTTTGCCAGAGCAGGAATCCATTAGTGGCATTAGCAAAACCATTTTTGTTCAGACTCAGGAAAGTTCATATAGGTTTCACAGTAACTCTGTTCCTCACATCTGCTTTGATGCTTAGAGAAGATGCAcaaatgggttttgtttggattttggttttggttgggtttttttcccttattattttctctttggagTCCTCTGTGAAGGAGAGAAACCAGGCAACTCTGAGACTGCAGGCAAAGCAGTCCTGTGTGGCATAAGGACTCTTGATGTGTGAATGGAAAGAGGTAATATTAGGGACAAGCGCTGTTGCATTGAGGAGGTGCCAAAGCCTGCATTACTGAGGAAACAAAAGTCTGTTTATGAGGATAGCAACTAACTGTAAAGTTTTACACTGGATTTTCAGATGCAGAGAAGCCAAGCTGAATATCAAAGAAAGCAGTTCTCAACACTGACACTACCTCCACTGAACAGGATTTGCACTGTTTAGTGCAGGGATATAAAGAGGTTTCTAGGATGGGGGTTTCTGAGCCGGGGGAGTGTAAAGAAAACCCCTCTTGGGGTTGAAAGCTAACTTCAGTCTCCTAAATTCCTCTCACAGGCACGCTCAGATGGTAACAAATGGAGGTGCAGAACATAACCAATCCTGTGACGGAATTTGTTCTCCTGGGTTTCAACAACAGTCTTAAGATTCAGCAATTCCTCTTCACAGTCTTCTTCTTTGTCTACCTGATGACCTGCTTGGGAAACATCACCATCCTCACCACTGCTATCACTGACTACCACTTGCACACtcccatgtacttcttcctggCCAACTTAGCATTCACAGATATAGCTGAATCATCAGTCACTACTCCCATTCTACTGTCAGgtctcctctcccagcacaaaTCTGTTCCATTCAAGGAGTGCATCCTTCACACGTTTTTGTTCCACTTCATTGGTGGTGCTCATATCTTTCTTCTTGCAGTGATGGCAGCTGATCGCTATGTGGCTATTTTTAAGCCCTTGCAGTACTTGACTGTAATGAACCGTGCAGTGTGTTTAGGTCTAGTGGTAGGGTCATGGGCAGGAGGATTCATTCACTCTGCAACACAGATTACTCTGCTTCTCCCTCTACCTTACTGTGGTCCTAACACCCTGGACAATTTCCACTGTGATGTCCCACAAGTACTGAAAGTAGCCTGCATCGACACCTCCCTGATAGAGCTGCTGATGGTCTCAAATGGTGGACTGCTCCTCATAGCAATTTTTGTCTTGCTGCTCATTTCATACACTGTCATTTTAGTTCAGATAAGGAGGCAATTCACcaaaggaaagcacaaagcTTTGTCTACCTGCATAGCCCAGATAATGGCAATAAGCATAACATTCATTCCAGCAATACTCATCTATGCTCGGCCCTTCAAGATATTTGCACTGGACAAAGtggtctccatcttctttactgTGCTTGTTCCAGTGCTGAATCCTATGGTCTACACCttgagaaatactgaaatgaaaaaggcCATCAGGAGACTTGTTTTGAGGGCTCTGTTCtcagaagaaaagggaatagCTTAACTCCCTGCTAAATGGTCACCCTTTTGCCTTGTAACTGTTGTAACTTATAGTTATCGAAATACCTGAACTTCCAGCAAAAAGACacttgcagaagagaaattctttctgaaaaactgtCAGTGGAAACTCAGATCTCTTTACATTAAGTGCAGTTCCCATCAACACAGTCTGTGGAGTCCAGAGAAGTTACATCTTGTTAACAGTAAATCAGGTGTGCTGAATCTTCCCTTGAAATACCCTCTTTGTTGTTTCCAGGAGCGAAGGGATCCTGCTGACTTTTCACCACCATCATTTCTGTTACCATGTGTAATGCTGAGTGACTTGTCTTTTTTGAAAACCAGTCACCTGGAATTCCTTATCTATGTTGTTCAGTCTTAATTGTATCCCAATACAATTAGCCTGGGCCTAATCCTGCAACGTTAAAACCACAGTTTCCATAGTGAgttcaagcaaacaaaatcttcACTACTGATGTGGTTACACTGATCTTTGCAGGCTGCCTCTGCTAGGAAATAGGCCAGATTTCAGCTGACAGTGAACTGACAGTAAAGGTAGTAAAGGGGGGGCAGGAGATTTTTCAGTataatgttctttttcctttagtttGCTTGCTCAAGAGAAAGGCAGTGGGAGCCATCACAGGGTAAATTCACTGCCTCACTTCAGAAACTTCACAACAGCTACTTAATGGCTAAGTGGTTTTTTACATCTTCAATGAAGTGTTTGTCTCACCCCCTCCAGGGAACTTAACTTGCCTGTGGATCATTGGAACTTCATAATTAAAACACAGGAGAACTAGAGTTAAGCAAACTTCATTTAAGCTTCTAATGACTTCGCTTCTGGGAGCTGATCTACTTCAGTATCTGTGAGAGGAGCCAGGGAATTGATTCTCTCTTGTTTTATTCTTTGGAAAGACAAGACTGGAAGAAACCTCTCTTTACAAAAAAGCTTAATTAATACAATACtctatatactatatatattaCTTAATATAATACTTAATTACTCTAATACAATAACACTGAATCACTTTGACATTGCATTTCAAATGGTTGAAGCTTTTAAATTCATGTCTCTTTTAAGGACATTTCAGACTGTGCTCCAAGAAGAAAGAGACATCCAAAATAATGAACGCATTTAGAATAAACCTTTTTTATAACTGCTGTAGGGTTGTCCCATCAAGCACTACCAGCAACAAGAGAGCACGCTCCATGATCTTGGAGAGGTCATGGAGATCAGGGGACATCCCAAAAGACAAGAAGGTGGCTAATATCACCTGCATCTACAAGAAGGGTTCAAAGGAAATTATAGGCCCATCAGCCTTACAGCAGCCCCTGGGAAGATGATGGAGCGAATCCTCCTAGAGGCCATCACAAGTCAAACCAAGCATATGACTGGGAAAATCCAGCACGGATTCATCAGGGGCAAAGCGTGCTTGACAAACCTGATCACCTTCTACAACAAATTAACCTGCTCAGTTGATGCAGGGTGGGCAATGGACATTGTCTACCTGGATTTCTCTAAGGCTTTCAATAGTTTCCCACAGCCTCATGCTAGAGAAACCTACACCTTATGGTCTAGGCAAGTTTTGTGTGAGTTGGGTTGGGTCTGGCTGACCACCCAGAGGGGGTGGTGAATAGCCCCTTTCCAGCTAGTGAGCTATCACCAGACTGTCCCTCATGTCTCAGTGTAGGTGCCCCTGTCAAAGTGTAGATGCATAAACCCCCAGCTTTTCTCTTCACCCTCCTGTGTGTCCCAGAGAAGCTTGAGCAGTTCCCAAGCTCAGTAAGCAGATGGAGCACTCACAGCAGTCACTTCTCCGCTTCTCAGgataagaaaatggaaatacctTTCCTCTCTATGGAGCTACAGCCCTGGATCTTGCATTCAGCTGCCCTCTGAAATACAAGTGCAGTCATTGCTACAGGATTGCCTGATCAGTAAATCCTTCAGAGAAGTGGCTATTCAAAATGCTTAACAGTGCTGCTGGGTTCAGgctcttctctgctcctttgcaAAGTGCATTTCTCTGGTTATACACTAAAAACTGGTCTCCATACGCACAGATGAGCATGGACACCCAGCAACAGGTAGACACTGCACTAACCTAACCAGAGAAATGGACACCCTAAACCAGCTCTTCCTAGGGCAGTAGCAGGAGAGCAATCAGCCCCATGCTCTTAGGATAATACCCATCCTGGTCAATCAGTGGTAGCAGCTTTTTGAGTCATCTGAAGCAGAGTTAATGCCTATGGGCATTATGGCCTAGACACATTATGgaatgaagatgaaaagcatCTCAGGACTGTTCAAGATTTATTATAGGATATTCAGGGGAGAAACCACAGGCTGGTTGGTACAGTTGTCTGGCCCTGCCCTTTGCCTGCTCAACGATGTCCCTTATCTTCTTACTAAACTTCATTGCTAACTGTTTTCCTGGGTGATCACTCTCtattctgtgtgcatgtgtgtgtatgtgtgtgagcCTGAGCGCAGTAAGCAGAGTCAGAAAGCCTGTCCATGCTACCAGCACACTGAGCAAGCAAGGCTGTGTAATTGTGTAAGTAACTATCCAGGCAGCTGAGTAAGTGAAGTGACTTCTAAACCAGCTGTGTATGACAACTGGAAGTGTTGGTTACTGGAGGGACCAGAGGTGAACAGTAGCTGGAGACACCCATTTAGGAGAGAAGGGTCAACATGGTAGGGTCATGGactgaagtccaggtagacaacacCCACAGTCTTCCCGCCCTCCACTAAGCAGGTCATTTTGTCCTAGAAGGAGATCAGGCTTTGCAAGCaagacctgcctttcataaatcCATGCTGCCTCGGCCCaatcacctggttgctctgtGCACTAACTGATGAGCTCTCCAGAAGCTACAGGCAACCAGGACTTAACAACTGGCAAGGATGCAAACCTGAGTGCCCAGGATGTTGGATGGAGTTGGGGGGACCATGTTACCCATTAAGGGAACATGCAGGGGAGGGGAAACTGGGAGCAACAAAGGGGAGTGGGGGTAGACAAAAAAGGGGTATAAAAGAGGCTGGCTGGGTGTAAACCGGGGCCAGTCAGTGCTGGCCTGGCTGAGCTCAACACTTTATCACCACAGCCTGGCCTGTCTTCTTATAACATCTTTTCATAACACTCTCTGTGTAACCTCATTCTATCCCATGTATTTGTGCTGCAAGGACCAAGTGCCAGCTACTGAGGGATCAGCACGAGTGGAAAAGGGAAGATGGCAGATTCAGCAGCCACAATCCTTAGAGGGGCCTATTCCCCTGCTCAGAAGCAGGTCACTTGGAGACTGCAGATGACAGTAAGAGGGATGACTCCTAAACTGGGGCTGCACAAAGGGAGACAGAAGGGGAAGAGATTGCTCATCTTCTCTGTATGGGAGTAGGGAAGTATCAACAAGGGGCAGGGCTTGCCTCTTTCACCCAGAGGAAGGCATATGAGCAAGGCTGCTCGGAGAAATAGGGCCCAAGCCAGCCCAACCGAGGAGTCCTCAAGCCACGATGTCcttcagagctgcaggcaggtcCGGGAACATGAAGCTGTAGCCACTTTCCAGGGTGCGTTTTGGCACCACCCGCTGGCCCTCCAGCAGCATCACAGCCCGCTCCGCGCCAAAGACAGCGCGCACAGCCCAAGCGGGCATGGGCAGCAGCGCCGGGCGCCCCAGGGCAGCAGCGAGCTCCCGAGCAAAGCTGCCATTGGAGGTGGCAGGGGAAGACGGAGAGACTCCGTTGAAGACGCCTTGCAGGCCCTCAGTCTCCAGGGCATGACACACAATCCCAGCCAGGTCCCGAATGTGGATCCACGGGAAGGGCTGGAGCCCAGAGCCTATTGGGCCGCCGAGCCCCAGGCGGAAAGGCCAGATCATTTGAGCGATTGCACCACCACCTTGGCCCAGCACTACCCCTGTGAAAAGAACAGAGTGAGACCACAACCCCCCCGACCAACGACAAAAGGCCCCTTCACCCCCTGACCTACAAACAAGAGAGAGTCCTTAGAGGGCTGGACTGGAACACCACCCCAACAAGGAGAGGCACAAgaccttctccctcctcttccccctcttgCCCCAGCACCAAAGCAGAGCCACCCTGAACAGGCACGATGCCCCATCTCACCAGATCTCACCACAGCACCACGAGCTGGGCTCCCAGGGATGAGAGCTGCAGCCTCCCCGGAGCTCACCAGGCGTGAAAAGAAGTCAAAATCCCCCCCAGGACTGTCCTCAGTATACTCTGCTGTGGGGCTAGGGCGGTAATAGCCTGTGGGTGTAAGAGCAGTAAGGGGGTCAGGACTGAATCAGCCACCGCCCCCTTCCCCAACCTCTTCCCTGCCTCCAAGAGCCCAGAACTTGATCACTCCACCACAGACATCCCATATGAACAGCACAGCGTCTTTCTGGTGGCAGAGAGAGTTTTTGAACTACCAATGTGCTCTGCAAGTTCAGAGGGATGCACCGATGCTCAAGTCACGCTGGCAGCCCCAAGAACCAAATATACCAGCAAGTAACACACTGAGCTACCTGAATTGAAAAGGTCCATCTAAAAACTGGGCATGACTGTGGCAGCTTTTAAGACTGTAGcaagcagaaatgcaaagagaTATACAGGGGGATTCAGCTGAGGCCCTGCTTAGGtgacagcaagagaaagcatAGGGACACAAATTCCTATCCAGCAGTAGGAAGCAGCTGATCAAGGCTTCCCTAAACACAATGACACTGATGGCAATGAAGGAGCATTTCAAGGCAAGACACGTGTCCTCCCAGAAGTGTGTTTCTGTCTGGAGGTTTGCCTCTTCAGGTCAGCTTGAGTCATGCCTCAGCTGGGCCCAACCAATACCTACGCCAGTGACGACAACCCAAGCATGGGGTGGCTGCTCAGCATCAGCAATGGCTTTGGCCAAGGTCTTGGTGGTCTCAACCCGGCTTCTGATGATCTCCTTGCAGAAGGCATCACCCCATCTGGGAAAGGGATAGCCACCGATTATAATCCCCACAAGGACACCCCAGGAAACAGCACCAAGGGGGCTCCCACCAGACCCCTGTTGACAAGCATAGGAGAGGTCACAAGAACTCCCTCCATGCTCCAGAGCAGGGAAGGACACAGAATCTAATTACCTAAGTGCATGGGGACTTTGGGAGACAGTGGCTCCTCACTTCCCAAAACAGGCCATGGGTTTTGGACTGCTTTAGGACAAGGGCAGCAGAGAAGCTGGACACCAAAGTTAGGTGATGTGAATCCTTCCCAAGTGCCTGGCAAAGGCATTTCTAAAACCACCATCACAGGAGTAAAACTTTGGTTCTGATTTTACATTATCTAAACGTAGGCATCAGTGTAATTTTGGATACGTAGAACTATGCCAAGCCTCCAACACGTCTTCGAAAGGTCTCCCAGAACTTAACAGGcccacagaaatgttttggatACTTGAAAACCCAGCTGTCAACTGTTCGGTAACCCAGATGCCAATTGTTCGGTAACCCAAGTGCTTCCTGTACACACTGTTTCCTCCCCAGATCTCTTCCACATTCTCAATACTGTCAACACTGGCCTGTCTTGCCTTCACCTTGGAACAGCACCATAGGAGATCAAGTTACCTGCGGAAAGGGTTGAGGACATTTTCACCGGCCAAGTTCACCACAGCGTCACACTGGGGCAGTCCAGACTGAGATAGCTGGTCCTAGGCAGGGATAACAGGGACATCACATACCCGGCCTCCCCTCTGCCCAAGCCTTCCCAACAACCAAGCAGTGCAGACTCCTAAGAACTCCAGCCAGTTCCTTCATGACACTGCCCGGAGCACAAGCATGAATGGTGACAGTTTTGCTCCTTGGAGCTACAGCGGAACCCATCCCAGTCACTATAAGCCATGGAGCACCCAGGAGCCTGAGAGTACATCCACAGGAGCCAGATGCCCCACTGCATATTCCCTGTATGCCACGGCAGGCCAGGGCAAGCGGGCTTGTTCCTCA
The Strigops habroptila isolate Jane chromosome 19, bStrHab1.2.pri, whole genome shotgun sequence DNA segment above includes these coding regions:
- the LOC115617872 gene encoding olfactory receptor 4D1-like — its product is MEVQNITNPVTEFVLLGFNNSLKIQQFLFTVFFFVYLMTCLGNITILTTAITDYHLHTPMYFFLANLAFTDIAESSVTTPILLSGLLSQHKSVPFKECILHTFLFHFIGGAHIFLLAVMAADRYVAIFKPLQYLTVMNRAVCLGLVVGSWAGGFIHSATQITLLLPLPYCGPNTLDNFHCDVPQVLKVACIDTSLIELLMVSNGGLLLIAIFVLLLISYTVILVQIRRQFTKGKHKALSTCIAQIMAISITFIPAILIYARPFKIFALDKVVSIFFTVLVPVLNPMVYTLRNTEMKKAIRRLVLRALFSEEKGIA
- the SDR39U1 gene encoding epimerase family protein SDR39U1 produces the protein MRVLVGGGTGFVGTALTQLLRSRGHEVTHVSRQAGKDRISWDQLSQSGLPQCDAVVNLAGENVLNPFRRWGDAFCKEIIRSRVETTKTLAKAIADAEQPPHAWVVVTGVGYYRPSPTAEYTEDSPGGDFDFFSRLVSSGEAAALIPGSPARGAVVRSGVVLGQGGGAIAQMIWPFRLGLGGPIGSGLQPFPWIHIRDLAGIVCHALETEGLQGVFNGVSPSSPATSNGSFARELAAALGRPALLPMPAWAVRAVFGAERAVMLLEGQRVVPKRTLESGYSFMFPDLPAALKDIVA